CTCTGCGGTCACCGCATTCGTCCTTTCCGCGCGCCCGGCCGAGCGCCAACGGTTTCGGCGGTGGATCCGGCCGGACAAGCCGTCAAGCAGACCGACCCCGCGCGCCGGGGAAACTGGGCGGTGCGGACCGCCCAGTTTTCGCCGCGCCCCGGATCTGTCTCGGTGACCTCGAACATTAGGAGCACCCCATGGGACAGATCGTCGTCTTCGAAAACATCACTCTCGACGGTGTCATGCAGGACCCGATCGGCGAGGAGAGCGCCGGCGCGTTCGACTGGCGCGACGGCCTGTCGGCGGCCGCGAACGAAGAATGGCTCCAACGCATCCTGCACGACACGCGTGGCGTGCAGGCATTGCTGTTCGGCCGCCGCACCTACGAGTTCTTCGCTCCTCGCTACGCCGAGGGCACCGGCCCGGTCGCGGAACTCGTCAGGGACCTCCCGAAGTACGTCGTGTCCAGTACCTTGACCGACCCGTCCTGGACCAACACCGCCGTGCTCAATGGCGACGCGGCTACCGAAGCGGCCAAACTCAAGGCCAACGTCGACGGAACGATCATGATCTGGGCCAGCTCCCTGCTGGTGCGTGAACTGGTCGCACACGACCTGGTCGACGAGCTTCGCCTGATCGTCTTTCCGTTGGTGATCGGCCATGGCGCCCGCCTGTTCAGCGATGCCGCGGACGCCAAACGCTGGCGCCTCGCGGCCGCCGGCACCGTCGAAGACCTCGCCTGTCTCACTTATCGCCGTTGACCCGGCACCGGTGCCGGCACGCACCACCCGGGCGGCGGCGCGGGCCAGCCGCCGTCCGGGCCAGCGCGGGAATCCCGGCGGCTCAGGCCGGATCCGCGATCACGACCCGGTTCTCCTCGTACCCGTCGCTGCCGCCGATCCACCGGCCGCCGCAGGTCACCAGCACCACCCGGTGCGGGCCGGCCTGGCCGAACAGATCGTCGGCACGGGCGGGCAGGTCGTTCTTGTGCACGGTGACCAGCTGCGAGATCCGATACCGGCTCGTCTTGCCCGCCTGGTCCACGATCGTCACCACTCCGCCGATGCGCTCGTTCCACAGCTCCGAGAACGGCCCGGTCGCCCCGCGCCAGTTCACGTGGCCGGCGAACACACTGGCCCCGCTCGCCGCGTCGAGTTCCGCGCCCCACCAGGCGGCCTGCCCGATGTCCGACGGCACTGGCAGCGTGTTGCCCGGACCGAGGTCTTGGCGGACCATCGCCGCGGTCCCGCCGCCGGGCAGCCGGAGCGTGCCCGGCGGTTGCGGTCCCGGCGGCGGCTTGGGCCGGTTCTCCGCCGGTGCCGCGGGCGGCGCCGCTGCCGCCGAAGACGACGGCGCGGAGGACGGACTGCTCGCCGGCGGTGCGGCCGCCGCCTGCTGCGGCGCGGCGCCCGCGGCGGCGACGGCCGGGGACGCGCTCCCGGCCACCACCGTCGTCGGCGGTGAACTGATCACGACTGTCACGAGCTCCACTGCCAGCACGCTCGCCGCGCCCAGCATGAACCCGCCGATCAGCCGCCCTTTTCCGGTCATTGCCCCTGCCGCTTCCGATTACCGCCGGGCCGACCGCCGAGCGGCGAACCCGACCAGGCCCGAACCGATGAGCACCAGCGCCGCCAAGCCGGCCAGACCCGGCGTGGAGAAGCTCGTCTCGACCGTGCCCCGCGCCACCGTCACCGGCCGGTCGCCGGCGGGAATGGCATGGGGGACTTCGTTCGGGGTGTTGGCCGCCGTCAGCGCCAGTGTGCCGCCCGGCTGCAGCGACCCGCACGCGGCGGGCGGGTTGTTCGGGTCGAACGCGTTGGTGTAACCCGGCGGCGCATTCACCTCGACGACGCAGATGTCCTGCGGTGCCAGCAGGTTCTCTACCGCCGCGGTGCCGTTG
This sequence is a window from Amycolatopsis benzoatilytica AK 16/65. Protein-coding genes within it:
- a CDS encoding dihydrofolate reductase family protein, with the translated sequence MGQIVVFENITLDGVMQDPIGEESAGAFDWRDGLSAAANEEWLQRILHDTRGVQALLFGRRTYEFFAPRYAEGTGPVAELVRDLPKYVVSSTLTDPSWTNTAVLNGDAATEAAKLKANVDGTIMIWASSLLVRELVAHDLVDELRLIVFPLVIGHGARLFSDAADAKRWRLAAAGTVEDLACLTYRR
- a CDS encoding class F sortase, whose product is MTGKGRLIGGFMLGAASVLAVELVTVVISSPPTTVVAGSASPAVAAAGAAPQQAAAAPPASSPSSAPSSSAAAAPPAAPAENRPKPPPGPQPPGTLRLPGGGTAAMVRQDLGPGNTLPVPSDIGQAAWWGAELDAASGASVFAGHVNWRGATGPFSELWNERIGGVVTIVDQAGKTSRYRISQLVTVHKNDLPARADDLFGQAGPHRVVLVTCGGRWIGGSDGYEENRVVIADPA